In one window of Fibrobacter sp. UWH6 DNA:
- a CDS encoding efflux RND transporter permease subunit gives MSVANLSVRRPVLMTVMALVIILLGAFGMSELGIREYPNVDYPIIQVRTSYPGANAAVVEAEVTEVLESSINSAPGIKALTSTSSDGFSYISVEFETGMDLEDAANDIRDRVSRVRRKLPDDVDEPTVNKSDSDSDPILMISLVSDKLDAMDVSEIARNHVKERLQTINGVSEVVIWGEKQPTVRLWIDPIRMQAMGVTGSEMSAALSKGNLELPAGSIEGSETTLSIRTLGRISDPEAFANIAVKTAADGTVIRVSDVANIHYEPLDTRKGFRRNGKNTVTCALVAQPGSNHVNIADEFYKRVEELRRELPEGVEMLYGRDTSINIRASIKEVVETIFVAFLLVIAIIFAFLREGRTTIIPMVVVPVAVIGSFFVLYLCGFSINVLTLLAMVLAIGLVVDDAIVIVENIYDKIEKGMTPKQAAVAGTNEIFFAVIATSVVLMAVFIPVLALGGTTGLLFREFVAVMIGTVFLSTTCALTLSPMLCSKFLRHQKKGSFYKITEPFFEGLNKIYAVLLGGFLRLRFLLFPVVAGLLFAAYFCFNNMSSEMAPTEDSGSVMVNVNMPEGVTLTRTKRMADAFVDEVMTILDSGEYKEVQAGAWNAGNSRIRLSLNDDKTARRPQSEIAHAIQILGNEYPDLRVMVFEPQSISTQRGGLPVQFVLQAGSIETLRTLVPKFMEAASKSPIFSVVNTNLKFTKPELHIEILRDKADEEGVSVNDIAQAVQLSISEKSYGEYYREGRQYDVIGAVGYQYRSSPQNLSLLTVKNRKGEAVSLDNFITYKERSASPSLPRYNRFSSATIQAGLVPGMTIGDGVEEMRRIAKDVLKEYPNVSTTLSGASKEFEESSSGLYIVFLLALALVFLVLAGQFESFRAPLVIFFTVPLALAGALACLYLTGQTLNIFSEIALILLIALVTKNGILIVEFANQIAAATGCTKLEAARQAATRRFRPILMTSLSTVLGAVPLILTGTPSRIAMGIAIAGGLTFATFMTLFVVPAAYSYFAGKVEHVSSTDASKMA, from the coding sequence ATGAGTGTTGCAAATCTATCTGTTCGTAGACCTGTCCTAATGACGGTGATGGCCTTGGTCATCATCTTGCTTGGCGCCTTCGGTATGAGTGAGTTGGGTATTCGTGAATACCCGAACGTAGACTATCCCATTATTCAGGTTAGAACTTCTTATCCTGGCGCAAACGCTGCCGTGGTGGAAGCCGAAGTTACCGAAGTCCTGGAATCATCCATTAACAGTGCCCCGGGTATTAAGGCCCTGACCTCTACCAGCTCCGATGGCTTTTCTTATATCAGTGTGGAGTTTGAAACGGGCATGGATCTGGAGGATGCCGCCAACGATATCCGTGACCGCGTAAGCCGTGTCCGCCGTAAATTGCCTGACGATGTGGACGAACCGACGGTGAACAAGAGCGACTCCGATTCCGACCCCATCTTGATGATCAGCTTGGTCAGCGATAAGCTGGACGCCATGGACGTTTCTGAAATCGCACGCAATCATGTGAAGGAACGTCTGCAGACCATTAACGGTGTTTCCGAAGTGGTTATCTGGGGTGAAAAGCAGCCTACAGTGCGTCTGTGGATTGACCCCATCCGTATGCAGGCCATGGGCGTTACCGGAAGCGAAATGAGTGCCGCCCTTTCCAAGGGCAACCTGGAACTTCCCGCAGGCTCTATCGAAGGTTCCGAAACAACCCTTTCTATTCGTACTCTGGGCCGAATTTCTGACCCGGAAGCTTTTGCAAACATTGCGGTAAAAACTGCGGCCGATGGCACTGTAATTCGCGTGTCCGACGTTGCTAACATCCATTACGAACCGCTGGATACCCGTAAGGGATTTAGACGTAACGGCAAGAACACGGTGACCTGCGCTCTGGTGGCTCAGCCTGGCAGTAACCATGTGAACATCGCTGACGAATTCTACAAGCGTGTGGAAGAACTCCGCCGGGAATTGCCTGAGGGTGTCGAGATGCTTTATGGTCGCGACACTTCCATTAATATCCGCGCTTCCATCAAGGAAGTGGTGGAGACCATCTTTGTGGCGTTCCTTCTGGTGATTGCCATTATCTTTGCATTCCTGCGTGAAGGCCGTACGACAATTATCCCCATGGTGGTGGTGCCGGTGGCTGTGATTGGAAGTTTCTTTGTGCTGTACCTTTGCGGCTTTAGCATTAACGTTCTGACGCTTCTGGCCATGGTGCTTGCCATTGGCCTTGTGGTGGATGATGCTATCGTGATTGTGGAAAACATTTACGATAAGATTGAAAAGGGCATGACACCTAAGCAGGCTGCCGTGGCGGGAACAAATGAAATCTTCTTTGCCGTGATTGCAACGTCTGTGGTCTTGATGGCTGTGTTCATTCCGGTGCTTGCCCTGGGCGGTACCACGGGTCTTCTATTCCGCGAATTTGTGGCGGTGATGATCGGGACGGTCTTCCTTTCTACCACTTGCGCCTTGACACTTTCTCCCATGCTTTGTTCGAAGTTCTTGCGTCATCAGAAGAAGGGATCGTTCTACAAGATAACGGAACCGTTCTTTGAAGGTCTGAATAAAATTTATGCCGTGCTTCTGGGTGGCTTCCTTAGATTGCGTTTCTTGTTGTTCCCGGTGGTAGCCGGGCTCCTGTTTGCGGCTTATTTCTGCTTCAACAACATGAGCTCTGAAATGGCTCCCACAGAAGATTCGGGCTCTGTCATGGTGAACGTGAATATGCCCGAAGGTGTGACCCTTACCCGTACCAAGCGCATGGCCGATGCGTTTGTGGATGAGGTCATGACCATTCTGGATAGCGGTGAGTATAAGGAAGTGCAGGCTGGCGCTTGGAATGCCGGTAACTCCAGAATTCGTTTGTCCTTGAATGACGACAAGACGGCTCGTCGCCCCCAGAGCGAAATTGCCCATGCCATCCAGATTCTGGGTAACGAATACCCGGACTTGCGCGTGATGGTGTTTGAACCTCAGAGTATCAGTACCCAGCGAGGTGGTCTGCCGGTGCAGTTCGTGTTGCAGGCGGGGTCCATCGAAACTTTGCGTACCTTGGTTCCCAAGTTCATGGAAGCGGCTAGCAAGAGCCCCATATTCAGCGTGGTGAACACCAACCTGAAATTTACCAAGCCTGAATTACATATTGAAATCCTGCGAGACAAGGCTGACGAGGAAGGGGTATCCGTAAATGATATAGCCCAGGCCGTTCAGCTTTCTATCAGCGAAAAGAGCTATGGTGAATATTATCGTGAAGGCCGCCAGTACGACGTGATTGGTGCCGTGGGTTATCAGTACCGCAGTTCTCCCCAGAATCTTTCTCTGTTGACGGTGAAGAACCGCAAGGGGGAGGCCGTTAGCCTGGATAACTTCATCACTTATAAGGAACGTTCTGCATCTCCGTCGTTGCCCCGTTACAACCGATTCAGTTCTGCGACCATTCAGGCAGGGCTTGTTCCCGGGATGACCATCGGCGATGGCGTTGAAGAAATGCGCAGAATCGCTAAGGATGTACTGAAGGAATACCCCAACGTGAGCACGACCCTTAGCGGTGCTTCCAAGGAATTCGAGGAAAGTTCTTCGGGATTGTATATCGTGTTCTTGCTGGCTCTGGCGCTGGTGTTCCTGGTGCTGGCGGGTCAGTTTGAAAGTTTCCGCGCTCCCCTGGTGATTTTCTTTACGGTGCCCCTGGCTTTGGCCGGTGCGTTGGCTTGCCTCTACCTGACAGGTCAGACCTTGAATATCTTCAGTGAGATTGCCTTGATTCTGTTGATTGCCCTTGTGACCAAGAACGGCATCCTGATTGTGGAATTTGCAAATCAGATTGCGGCGGCTACCGGATGTACAAAGCTTGAGGCGGCTAGGCAGGCGGCGACCCGCCGCTTCCGCCCAATCCTTATGACGAGCCTTTCTACGGTATTGGGCGCAGTGCCCCTGATCCTCACGGGCACGCCTAGCCGTATCGCAATGGGTATTGCCATTGCGGGCGGTCTCACCTTTGCGACCTTCATGACCCTCTTTGTGGTGCCTGCGGCCTACAGCTACTTCGCCGGGAAGGTGGAGCACGTCAGCTCTACTGACGCAAGTAAGATGGCTTAA
- a CDS encoding septum formation initiator family protein — protein sequence MKKHLVILALFIFAIIVVAQMMFGKNSIRQQRRINREIASYQHQIDSLQMVIDKRKVQIQQLKTDSLYKEGLLRTRYGMSRKGEVVFQLVE from the coding sequence TTGAAGAAGCACTTAGTCATTCTCGCACTGTTTATCTTCGCCATCATCGTAGTGGCCCAGATGATGTTCGGAAAGAACAGCATCAGACAGCAGCGTAGAATCAACCGCGAGATCGCCAGCTACCAGCATCAGATTGATTCGCTGCAGATGGTGATCGACAAGCGCAAAGTGCAGATTCAGCAACTGAAGACCGACTCCCTCTACAAGGAAGGGCTTCTCCGCACACGCTATGGCATGAGCCGCAAGGGTGAAGTCGTCTTCCAGCTAGTTGAATAA
- a CDS encoding DNA-processing protein DprA codes for MGKNRKAEEYVSQELEPKLFPLLLGESSLRPKRLFYKGALPEKDSIGIAMVGTRRPGSSAPELCRRLVHSLKGTKAVIVSGLAQGIDSYCHEAALEAGLPTIAVIAQGIDARIPGERADLARRILESGGAILSEYAGDQASLKGMFPARNRIISGLSRATVLVQSKSKGGALITADYCLGEGKLLLAVPGDFDSEVACGPNLYLDCGKAKPIFLPESLRVQAGIPLTAHSQEAPSLQNLAHTGCQLSQEATMIFTKFNGFRKTFSEIQADCNFKTGNILAILTELEIAGLVQTKDNMQFYFNGSL; via the coding sequence ATGGGTAAAAATAGAAAAGCCGAAGAGTACGTCAGCCAGGAATTAGAACCGAAACTGTTTCCGCTACTGCTGGGCGAATCGTCTTTGAGGCCAAAGCGTCTATTCTACAAGGGCGCACTGCCAGAAAAAGACTCCATTGGAATTGCCATGGTAGGCACCCGACGTCCAGGCAGTTCCGCCCCAGAACTTTGCCGCAGGCTGGTACATTCCCTGAAAGGCACCAAGGCGGTCATCGTCTCGGGGCTCGCTCAAGGCATCGACAGCTACTGCCACGAAGCCGCCCTGGAGGCGGGCCTCCCCACCATCGCCGTCATCGCCCAGGGAATCGACGCAAGAATCCCCGGAGAACGCGCCGACCTGGCCCGCCGCATCCTGGAATCCGGAGGCGCTATCCTTAGCGAGTACGCCGGCGACCAGGCCTCCCTGAAGGGCATGTTTCCGGCCCGTAACCGCATCATCAGCGGTCTTAGCCGCGCTACGGTACTGGTACAGAGCAAGAGCAAGGGCGGGGCCCTGATCACGGCGGATTACTGCCTTGGAGAGGGCAAGTTGCTATTAGCCGTGCCGGGAGATTTTGACAGCGAAGTGGCCTGCGGCCCCAATCTTTATTTGGACTGCGGGAAGGCAAAGCCAATTTTTTTACCGGAAAGTCTGAGAGTGCAGGCAGGAATTCCCTTGACCGCCCATAGCCAGGAAGCTCCCTCTTTGCAGAATCTCGCCCACACCGGCTGCCAGCTTTCCCAGGAGGCCACCATGATTTTTACAAAGTTCAACGGATTCCGCAAGACTTTTTCAGAAATTCAAGCGGATTGTAACTTTAAGACTGGCAACATTTTAGCTATATTAACGGAACTTGAGATTGCAGGATTGGTCCAGACGAAGGACAATATGCAGTTCTACTTTAATGGGAGCCTTTAG
- the mazG gene encoding nucleoside triphosphate pyrophosphohydrolase gives MKYSFQDLVNIMATLRSENGCPWDRKQTHQSLLPYLVEESHEYIDAAQANDKVHMAEELGDVLFQVVFHSQVAKDNGDFCIDDVVQGICEKMVRRHPHVFGDAKVDDASEVTRRWERIKAAEKNNQDMVGKSAMDKVSKSMPTLARAQEIQRRAAKVGFDWVEAEPVFNKAVEEFSEFRAEMQASSAECNNIDRMEDEFGDILFSLVNVARHCGFNAALALERANTKFEKRFRIVEQMARDEGKEMKEETPERLQEFWRAAKKATKVLP, from the coding sequence ATGAAGTATTCCTTTCAAGATCTTGTGAATATCATGGCCACCCTCCGCTCGGAAAATGGCTGCCCCTGGGACCGTAAGCAGACGCACCAGTCCCTGCTCCCCTACTTGGTGGAAGAATCCCACGAATATATCGACGCAGCCCAGGCCAACGACAAGGTTCACATGGCCGAGGAACTGGGAGATGTGCTCTTCCAGGTGGTATTCCATTCACAGGTCGCGAAGGACAATGGCGATTTCTGTATCGACGACGTTGTGCAGGGAATCTGCGAAAAAATGGTCCGACGTCATCCTCATGTGTTTGGCGATGCCAAGGTGGATGATGCCTCCGAGGTGACCCGTAGATGGGAACGCATCAAGGCTGCGGAAAAGAACAATCAGGACATGGTCGGCAAGTCCGCTATGGATAAAGTAAGCAAGAGCATGCCCACGCTGGCCCGTGCCCAGGAAATCCAGCGGCGTGCCGCCAAGGTCGGATTTGATTGGGTCGAGGCAGAACCTGTATTCAACAAAGCTGTGGAGGAATTTAGCGAATTCCGTGCCGAAATGCAAGCCTCCTCTGCGGAATGCAACAACATCGACCGCATGGAAGATGAGTTCGGCGATATCTTGTTCAGCCTGGTGAACGTGGCCCGCCATTGCGGCTTCAATGCGGCCCTGGCACTGGAACGGGCCAACACCAAGTTCGAAAAGCGCTTCCGTATCGTGGAACAGATGGCTCGCGACGAAGGCAAGGAAATGAAGGAGGAAACTCCTGAACGTCTGCAGGAATTCTGGCGCGCTGCCAAGAAGGCCACAAAGGTGCTGCCCTAG
- the fusA gene encoding elongation factor G: protein MKNIATHRNIGISAHIDSGKTTLTERILYYTKRIHAIHEVRGKDGVGATMDSMELERERGITIQSAATFASWTHTKSGEADTINIIDTPGHVDFTIEVERSLRVLDGAILVLTGVEGVQSQSITVDRQMRRYHVPRVVFVNKCDRSGANPLRVAVMLKEKLNHKPCVMQIPIGLEDQLKGVVDLVEMKAYYFEGANGDDMIEKEIPAELVDQAQEYREKLVDCCADYNDEIMEKAMEGMYGVDEIDKDLIKKTIREATISLEITPVFMGSAHKNIGIQKLLDGVVDYLPNPTEVENKALDIDNNEAEVVLKSEDAEPLVCYAFKLVNDRYGQLTYIRVYQGTIKKGDMITNMATTKKVSVGRLVRMHADEMVDITEAGAGDIVALFGIDCASGTTFTDGKNHYNMTSMHVPNPVIELVIEAKNRDDLDNMSKALNRFTKEDPTFQVEVNKESGETIIKGMGELHLDVYIERMRREYKVDVQTGAPQVAYRETITRSSKFDYTHKKQTGGSGQYAKVVGEMRPMAVEGDSEKVYNFVNSVVGGRIPKEYIPSCDKGFQSCMEAGSLIGFPVVGIEMDVQDGAFHPVDSSDMAFQVAARMAFREAFAKAGAQILEPIMKVEIQTPTEFQGSVVGNVSQRRGTIAGTNEELGMTTITAEVPLSEMFGYATDLRSMTQGKAEFTMEFCKYSPVPKNIQEELIKKYGDKAGARA from the coding sequence ATGAAAAACATTGCAACTCACAGAAACATTGGTATTTCTGCCCACATCGACTCCGGTAAGACCACTCTTACCGAACGTATCCTCTACTACACCAAGCGTATTCACGCTATCCACGAAGTTCGTGGTAAGGACGGCGTCGGTGCCACGATGGACTCCATGGAACTCGAACGCGAACGCGGCATTACCATTCAGTCTGCTGCTACCTTCGCAAGCTGGACTCACACCAAGTCTGGCGAAGCTGACACCATCAACATCATCGATACCCCGGGGCACGTGGACTTCACTATCGAAGTTGAACGTTCTCTCCGTGTGCTTGACGGTGCTATCCTCGTTCTTACCGGCGTGGAAGGCGTTCAGTCTCAGTCTATTACCGTTGACCGCCAGATGCGCCGCTATCATGTGCCCCGCGTTGTGTTTGTCAACAAGTGCGACCGTTCCGGTGCAAATCCGCTCCGCGTTGCAGTTATGCTCAAGGAAAAGCTGAACCACAAGCCCTGCGTTATGCAGATTCCTATCGGTCTCGAAGACCAACTGAAGGGTGTGGTCGACCTGGTTGAAATGAAGGCCTACTACTTCGAAGGCGCCAACGGCGACGACATGATCGAAAAGGAAATTCCGGCTGAACTGGTTGACCAGGCTCAGGAATACCGTGAAAAGCTCGTTGACTGCTGCGCAGACTACAACGACGAAATCATGGAAAAGGCTATGGAAGGCATGTATGGCGTTGATGAAATCGACAAGGATCTCATCAAGAAGACCATCCGCGAAGCTACCATTTCTCTCGAAATCACTCCGGTGTTCATGGGTTCCGCTCACAAGAACATTGGTATCCAGAAGCTCCTCGACGGTGTTGTGGACTACCTCCCGAACCCGACCGAAGTTGAAAACAAGGCTCTGGACATCGACAACAACGAAGCAGAAGTTGTCCTGAAGTCCGAAGATGCTGAACCGCTGGTTTGCTACGCATTCAAGCTGGTCAACGACCGCTATGGTCAGCTGACCTACATCCGCGTTTACCAGGGTACCATCAAGAAGGGCGACATGATCACCAACATGGCAACCACCAAGAAGGTTTCCGTTGGCCGTCTCGTTCGTATGCACGCTGATGAAATGGTGGATATCACCGAAGCTGGTGCAGGCGACATCGTTGCTCTGTTCGGTATTGACTGCGCATCCGGTACTACCTTTACCGATGGCAAGAACCACTACAACATGACCTCCATGCACGTTCCTAACCCGGTTATCGAACTGGTGATCGAAGCTAAGAACCGTGACGACCTGGACAACATGTCTAAGGCCCTGAACCGCTTCACCAAGGAAGACCCCACCTTCCAGGTTGAAGTTAACAAGGAATCTGGCGAAACCATCATCAAGGGTATGGGCGAACTTCATCTTGACGTTTACATCGAACGTATGCGTCGTGAATACAAGGTTGACGTCCAGACTGGTGCTCCGCAGGTTGCATACCGCGAAACCATCACTCGTTCTTCCAAGTTCGACTACACTCATAAGAAGCAGACCGGTGGTAGCGGTCAGTACGCTAAGGTTGTCGGCGAAATGCGTCCGATGGCTGTCGAAGGCGACTCCGAAAAGGTTTACAACTTCGTTAACTCCGTCGTTGGCGGCCGTATTCCTAAGGAATACATCCCGTCCTGCGATAAGGGTTTCCAGAGCTGCATGGAAGCAGGTTCCTTGATCGGCTTCCCGGTTGTGGGTATCGAAATGGACGTTCAGGATGGTGCATTCCACCCGGTTGACTCCTCTGATATGGCCTTCCAGGTTGCTGCTCGTATGGCTTTCCGCGAAGCTTTCGCTAAGGCCGGCGCTCAGATCCTCGAACCGATCATGAAGGTTGAAATCCAGACCCCGACCGAATTCCAGGGTTCCGTTGTTGGTAACGTTTCTCAGCGTCGTGGTACCATCGCTGGTACTAACGAAGAACTGGGCATGACCACCATCACCGCTGAAGTTCCGCTGTCCGAAATGTTCGGCTACGCAACTGACCTGCGTTCTATGACCCAGGGTAAGGCAGAATTCACCATGGAATTCTGCAAGTACTCTCCGGTTCCCAAGAACATCCAGGAAGAACTCATCAAGAAGTACGGCGACAAGGCTGGCGCACGCGCTTAA
- a CDS encoding EcsC family protein has protein sequence MEINDKTADMLKDKFSKLLFELITEIPESLYVETADPGEKVKKLTQQAAIKAAAVSATLSIPAGFTGVLTSIPDIASVWRIQAQLVSDIAATYGKVALLSREAMVWCLFRHSAASLLRDLAVRTGSRIIVQKLSLSALEKILQKIGLKVSTKMLGRVALRAIPAIGAIGNGAYTFYDTNEVGKTAAAYFKALSDQDPEVQDAEPAEPQD, from the coding sequence ATGGAAATAAACGACAAGACCGCCGACATGCTTAAGGATAAATTTTCCAAGCTTCTTTTCGAACTGATTACCGAGATTCCCGAATCCCTCTATGTCGAAACAGCCGACCCCGGCGAAAAAGTGAAGAAACTGACCCAGCAGGCAGCCATCAAGGCAGCAGCCGTCAGTGCCACACTTTCTATCCCCGCTGGCTTTACCGGAGTCCTGACCTCCATCCCCGACATTGCCTCCGTCTGGCGTATACAGGCCCAGCTGGTCTCCGACATTGCCGCTACTTATGGCAAGGTAGCCCTCCTCAGCCGCGAAGCCATGGTCTGGTGCCTCTTCCGCCACAGCGCCGCCTCCCTCCTCCGCGACCTGGCAGTCCGCACCGGCAGTCGCATTATCGTGCAAAAGCTTTCCCTCAGCGCTCTGGAAAAGATCCTCCAGAAAATCGGTCTGAAAGTTTCTACCAAGATGCTTGGTCGAGTGGCCCTCCGAGCCATCCCAGCCATCGGCGCCATCGGCAACGGAGCCTACACCTTCTACGACACCAACGAGGTGGGAAAAACGGCTGCTGCCTACTTCAAGGCCCTTTCGGACCAGGATCCGGAAGTTCAGGATGCAGAACCTGCCGAGCCCCAAGATTAA
- the map gene encoding type I methionyl aminopeptidase: MAKIKVKNAREIELIRDAGALAAETLIRAGEMCKPGVCTLEIDEFIGDYTRQHKGISACKGYHGYPRYACISINEVICHGIPDAKTILKEGDIVNIDITTILQGYHGDTSAMFTVGKVSKLAQELVDTAKFAMEEGIRVAGEQGARWNDIGYAINDIADEHGFSVVQDYCGHGIGRGFHEEPLVFHFRNNELTSFIEPGNVFTVEPMLNAGKPGTKTLSDGWTAVTRDGTLSAQWEHTVVKTKDGIEILTLPR, encoded by the coding sequence ATGGCTAAGATTAAAGTAAAGAACGCAAGAGAAATTGAACTGATCCGCGACGCAGGCGCTCTGGCAGCAGAAACCCTGATTCGCGCAGGCGAAATGTGCAAGCCCGGTGTCTGCACCCTGGAAATCGATGAATTCATCGGTGATTACACCCGTCAGCACAAGGGCATTTCCGCCTGTAAGGGTTACCACGGTTACCCCCGCTATGCCTGCATCAGTATCAATGAAGTTATCTGCCACGGCATCCCCGACGCCAAGACCATCCTTAAGGAAGGCGACATCGTAAACATCGACATCACCACCATCCTCCAAGGTTATCACGGCGACACTTCCGCCATGTTTACCGTAGGCAAGGTCAGCAAGCTAGCACAGGAACTGGTGGACACCGCCAAGTTCGCCATGGAAGAAGGCATCCGCGTTGCAGGCGAACAGGGTGCCCGCTGGAACGACATCGGTTACGCCATCAATGACATTGCCGACGAACACGGTTTCAGCGTGGTTCAAGACTACTGCGGTCATGGTATCGGCCGTGGTTTCCACGAAGAGCCCCTGGTGTTCCACTTCCGCAACAACGAACTGACCAGTTTCATTGAACCCGGCAACGTGTTCACCGTCGAGCCCATGCTGAATGCAGGCAAGCCCGGCACCAAGACTCTGTCTGACGGTTGGACTGCAGTGACCCGCGATGGCACCCTCAGCGCCCAGTGGGAACACACCGTGGTCAAGACCAAGGACGGCATCGAAATTCTGACCCTCCCCCGCTAA